In the Arachis ipaensis cultivar K30076 chromosome B10, Araip1.1, whole genome shotgun sequence genome, one interval contains:
- the LOC107620397 gene encoding uncharacterized protein LOC107620397: protein MAPVELTELKNQLEELLQKGCIRPSVSPWGAPVLFVKKKDGSMRLCVDYRQLNKITVKNKKDTPFAWTPDCERSFQELKCRLTSAPVLALPNPDMAFEVYYDASGQGLGCVLMQFKKVVAYASRQLKTHEANYPTHHLELAAIVFALKTWRHHLYGVRVSKKANLVADALSRKVLKASWLMIKAELIRNFRDMNLQVTLAPKSIRLNHLTVASQFKEQITKAQSSDPNFQETLRLVKEGRLKGFTEGGDKVWRYQGRICVPREGDLQSKIAEEAHRGDFTIHPGMTKMYHDLKKMFWWPGMKKGFNHDCE from the exons ATGGCTCCAGTGGAGCTCACTGaactgaagaaccaactagaggaGCTGCTGCAAAAAGGATGCATCAGACCAAGCGTTTCTCCCTGGGGAGCTCCAGTATTGTTTGTGAAGAAAAAGGACGGCAGCATGCGTCTCTGCGTGGACTATAGGCAACTCAACAAAATCACGGTGAAAAACAA GAAGGATACCCCGTTTGCTTGGACGCCAGACTGCGAAAGAAGCTTCCAAGAGTTAAAGTGTCGCTTGACATCCGCCCCAGTACTAGCCTTACCTAACCCCGACATGGCCTTCGAAGTTTACTACGACGCCTCAGGACAAGGATTGGGTTGCGTACTAATGCAATTCAAAAAGGTAGTGGCGTATGCGTCAAGACAACTGAAGACCCATGAAGCCAACTATCCAACTCACCACCTCGAACTAGCTGCGATAGTATTTGCGCTAAAGACATGGAGGCATCATTTGTACGGAGTTAGGGTTTCAA AAAAGGCTAACTTGGTGGCTGACGCTCTGAGTCGGAAGGTACTCAAGGCATCATGGCTGATGATAAAAGCAGAGTTGATAAGGAATTTTAGAGACATGAACTTACAAGTTACCCTCGCTCCAAAAAGCATACGTCTGAACCACCTAACAGTGGCAAGTCAATTCAAAGAACAAATAACTAAGGCACAGAGTTCCGACCCCAACTTTCAAGAAACCCTGCGCCTTGTCAAAGAAGGAAGATTGAAGGGCTTCACCGAAGGAGGGGACAAGGTATGGAGATACCAAGGTCGAATCTGTGTCCCAAGGGAAGGAGACCTTCAAAGCAAGATTGCGGAAGAAGCCCACAGAGGAGATTTTACCATTCATCCTGGCATGAcgaagatgtaccatgatttgaagaagatgttctggtggccagggatGAAAAAAGGATTTAACCACGATTGTGAATAA